ATTCCAAATAATAAGACCCAATTGCTAATTGGTAAAAGTTACACAAGCATTGGTAAACTCTTTTTACTGTTTCAATAGGAGGGAAGCGTAATTCCATCCATCTGGATGCATCTTCAATATCATTTTCATTGTATAGAATGAAAGCATAAGCTTGTTTTCCGTCTCTTCCTGCTCGACCGGCTTCTTGGTAATAAGCTTCAATGTTTTCTGGAATATCTAAGTGTACCACGCTTCGTACATTTGGCTTGTCTATACCCATTCCGAAGGCATTTGTAGCAACAACGACACCTTTTGGACTATCAATCCATTTTTTTTGTTTTTCGTTTCTTATTTTATGTTCCAAGCCTGCATGGTAAAAGTCAGCTTCGAAATTCAGTTTTTTGAGAAAATTTGCAACTTCTTGTGTTCTTTTTCTAGTCTTGACATAAACAATTGCTGAACCCCCATACTTTTTAAGAATCTGAAAAAGCTTATGTTCTTTTTGGCTGGTAGAAATAGCTGCAAAAGATAAGTTTTCTCTCGCAAAACTTTTCGTGAATATTTGAACCTCTTTCAAGTCGAGGTACTTAACAATGTCTTTCTTTACTAAATCTGTTGCCGTTGCGGTAAGAGCAATTGTGCTTGCATTGGGGATGTACTTTTTAAAATCAGCGACTTTAAGGTACGGTGGTCTAAAATCATGGCCCCACTTTGAAATACAATGAGCTTCATCAATAACGAGCATTGCAACTTTCATTCGCTTCGCTCTCTCAATCATTAGGTCGGTTAATAAACGCTCAGGCGATACATACAAAAACTTGAAACCGCCATTTACAAAGTTGTCCAACGTTCGGTCAATTTCACCCTTAAACATACCTGAATAAATAGCTGCAGCCGGAATATTTCTCTGTTGCAATTGATCCACCTGATCCTTCATCAAAGCAATAAGAGGAGTAATGACAATGACCACTCCTTCTTTCATCATTCCAGGGACTTGAAAGCAAATGGATTTTCCACCTCCAGTTGGTAACAAAGCAAGCGTATCCTTGTTATCTAATACCGACTGAATTATTTCTAGTTGTAATGGACGGAATTCATCGTAACCCCAATATTTTTTTAATATTTCTTGTGGATGCACGTTACTTTTTGTTCAAAACTTACGTATTTCATAAATAATACAATCGGGATTTAATTTATTTGAGCAAATTACAGTTTTTGAATTATATTTACCGAACACCTTTACCCATATTCATTGAGAAATTATGAAAAATAGTCTTTTAACTCTTTCGCTAGTTTTATTAACCTTTTATTCTTTTGGGCAAAATTTATACGAGTCGAGAGACAAGTTGAATGTTTATAAAGCGAAGCAAGAGGTAGTGAAGGGAACGCCTGTTATATGTCCTGCAAATCATAGTGATGTGAACACATATGTGGAGATGGCGGAGGACGTAAAGTTGGCGATTCAAGCAAAAAGACAATTAAGACCTTCTGGAGTTAAAAAAGCAGAATTTATAGTTGACTACGTGGATTTTCCTGCAAATGCAGAAGCTAGTTTTCAAAGAGCAATTGATATATGGGCAGAAATTCTTTCGTCTGATGTACCTATTAGAGTAATTGCATTGTGGCAAGAGCTAGGGCCAAACACTTTGGGTTCAGCTTTTCCAGGTGATTTTCGTAGAAATTTCTCAGGCTCTAAAAAACCATTTACTTGGTATCCAATAGCGTTGGCAGAAAAAATGGCAGGAACTGAACTGAACTCTCCTTTAGATTATGATATGGTGGTAAGGTTTAGTAGTGATGTGAATTGGTATTATGGAGCAACTGGTACGCCAGCAGTGGGACAGTTTGACCTCACTACTGTAGTTCTTCATGAGTTATGTCATGGATTAGGATTTGTTGGCTCACTCGAAGTAGAGGGTGCACAAGGATCATTTGGATCAGGAACTCCGTATCCATTCATTTTTGACACATTTGTCGAAAACGATGTAAATCAAAGTGTAGTGGATACAGTATTATTTAAAAATCCATCCACTCAACTTAGAAATCAATTGATAAGTGAGAACTTGTTTTTTAATAGTGTAAACAGCCTTAAAGCAAATGGTGGACAAAGACCAAGACTTTATGCACCTACAATTTTTGATGCAGGATCAAGTATTTCTCACCTTGACAGCAAATCTTTCCCAGCTGGAACACCAAATAGTTTAATGACTCCTTCTGCGGGATTTAGGGAAGTGAATAATGATCCAGGAACCATCGTAAGAAACATGTTTAACGATATGGGATGGAAAGGTAGTAGTGTGCTTCACACAC
This portion of the Spirosomataceae bacterium TFI 002 genome encodes:
- a CDS encoding ATP-dependent DNA helicase RecQ translates to MHPQEILKKYWGYDEFRPLQLEIIQSVLDNKDTLALLPTGGGKSICFQVPGMMKEGVVIVITPLIALMKDQVDQLQQRNIPAAAIYSGMFKGEIDRTLDNFVNGGFKFLYVSPERLLTDLMIERAKRMKVAMLVIDEAHCISKWGHDFRPPYLKVADFKKYIPNASTIALTATATDLVKKDIVKYLDLKEVQIFTKSFARENLSFAAISTSQKEHKLFQILKKYGGSAIVYVKTRKRTQEVANFLKKLNFEADFYHAGLEHKIRNEKQKKWIDSPKGVVVATNAFGMGIDKPNVRSVVHLDIPENIEAYYQEAGRAGRDGKQAYAFILYNENDIEDASRWMELRFPPIETVKRVYQCLCNFYQLAIGSYYLESKSFDLKLFCETFGLNTTETHYCLKLLEENELISLSEAYFSPSKLNFKVNNTELYAFQVHNQTLGGLCKTLLRIYGGELFANFITISENEIARSHSIPIDKVKSEIRQLHTQGIVEYFEQNNDSKITFLNARYDAANLTLDKEKYLAKKKHDERSLAKMLAYTQDKRRCRMMMMQEYFDEKNLKRCGKCDNCLILAKLEIEKDVFSTTLSRITELLPISLQKIENKLPEVDSFVIEKTISRALDSNIWQIDSMGIIYKNEL